A genome region from Cutaneotrichosporon cavernicola HIS019 DNA, chromosome: 5 includes the following:
- a CDS encoding uncharacterized protein (Belongs to the enoyl-CoA hydratase isomerase family) yields MRPFNNPPPSTDEAAIRISFPAEHVLHVAIDRPDKFNALRAVDSFTMDEIWEWYESEPSLHCAILGTTNPKAWCAGGDLKELSMRDGRKAGKYQWPDTGLGGLAKRFLRKPVIAAVNGVVIGGAVEMLSNLDVVIAGESAKLSLPETKRGVAAAGGGLPRIVFLIGRQKAAELLMSGRDIPSWEAEKLGLVNMVVPDDQVEARALKLAMDTAANSPDSVQLCLFGLRLTEEEMGYQRMMTRYIQSKQFKALNSGPNLKEGLQAFLEKRPPRWHDSKL; encoded by the exons ATGCGTCCCTTCAATAACCCCCCGCCCTCGAcagacgaggcggcgatcCGTATCTCGTTCCCAGCCGAGCATGTCCTGCACGTCGCCATCGACCGCCCGGACAAGTTCAACGCGCTGCGGGCAGTCGACAGCTTCACGATGGACGAAATCTGGGAGTGGTACGAGAGCGAGCCAAGTCTGCACTGCGCGATCCTTGGGACCACGAACCCTAAGGCGTGGTGTGCTGGTGGCGACCTCAAGGAACTT AGCATGCGCGATGGCCGCAAGGCCGGAAAGTACCAATGGCCTGATACAGGTCTCGGGGGACTAGCGAAGCGCTTCCTCCG AAAACCAGTCATCGCCGCTGTCAACGGTGTGGTTATTGGCGGCGCGGTTGAAATGCTTAGCAACCTCGATGTGGTGATCGCCGGCGAGAGTGCCAAGCTGTCCCTGCCAGAGACGAAGCGCGGTGTGGCAGCAGCTGGCGGTGGCCTCCCAAGAATTGTCTTCCTGATCGGCAGACAGAAGG CCGCGGAGCTGCTCATGTCTGGCAGAGATATCCCTTCAtgggaggccgagaagctcggcctcgtcaacatGGTTGTACCGGACGATCAAGTCGAAGCCAGGGCCTTGAAGCTGGCGATGGATACCGCCGCAAACTCGCCGGACTCGGTACAGCTCTGCTTGTTTG GCCTCCGTCTCACTGAGGAAGAGATGGGTTACCAACGCATGATGACGCGCTACATCCAGTCCAAGCAGTTCAAGGCGCTTAACTCCGGGCCCAACCTCAAGGAGGGGCTGCAGGCGTTCCTCGAAAAGCGTCCGCCTCGTTGGCACGATTCCAAGCTCTGA
- the aroQ gene encoding uncharacterized protein (Catalyzes a trans-dehydration via an enolate intermediate) produces MTRDGKRSVLVMNGPNINLIGTREPTVYGSDTLDDVMAAARVQAADLGGHIDFFQSNWEGALIDRVHQARTDGTDAIVINPAALTHYSVALRDALLSVSIPFIEVHLTNIHAREEFRHKSYLSDKAAGIIVGFGAKGYGMAVESAFTDKAKFPSRPESI; encoded by the exons ATGACTCGCGACGGCAAGCGCTCTGTGCTCGTGATGAACGGGCCCAACATCAACCTTATCGGCACCCGTGAGCCAACCG TTTACGGCTCggacacgctcgacgacgtcatgGCTGCCGCACGGGTGCAGGCTGCTGACCTTGGGGGTCACATCGACTTTTTCCAGAGCAACTGGGAAGGCGCGCTCATCGACCGCGTCCACCAAGCACGGACGGACGGCACGGACGCGATCGTCATCAACCCTGCAGCACTCACGCATTACAGCGTCGCACTGCGGGACGCGCTGCTGAGCGTCTCCATCCCGTTCATTGAGGTACACCTCACCAACATCCACGCACGCGAAGAGTTCCGTCACAAGTCTTATCTGAGCGACAAGGCAGCGGGGATTATT GTCGGGTTTGGGGCAAAGGGCTACGGAATGGCGGTCGAGAGCGCATTCACAGACAAGGCCAAGTTTCCATCCCGCCCCGAGTCAATCTAG
- a CDS encoding uncharacterized protein (Acyl-CoA dehydrogenase, C-terminal domain) — MSMPPSPTRAVTRDEVAKHNSEGDLWVIIDTFVYDLSKFAKFHPGGLSVLLDEDIAGKDATTTFFGLHGMEVLNKPQNDRMIIARIEGEEPKIRRPEPGDLSRVPYGESNWLSPAFKSPYYNESHHRLRKDMRVFVDTKLYPEAQAYEVSGKEASVQAKRDMAESQLNHMRLGPGKHLHGRTLMGGVKGEDFDFFHELVVVQELSRIRAKGYSTGAMASIAIGLPPVMNFGKEPLRSQIIREVLEGEKMACLCITEAFAGSDVSGIKSRAVRQPDGSWILNGTKKWITGGMYAEYFSVAAKTYGGDCPDGAISMFIVPRGEGVKTKFIPTMYSPSAGTAYVTFDKVRVEPEQLLGEEGKGLFIVLSNFNKERWGLIAGAAATCRLVTQDCIMWAAQREVFGKPLLSQPVIRLKLAAMIGKTEAAQNWLENMTFQMTHMDYKTQAKHLAGQLAFLKMMTTKWMNEVIDDAVQIFGGRALTKTGTGRFVERAHASKKFEAVGGGSEEIMGDLGMRQLMRDLPKDQKL, encoded by the exons ATGTCAATGCCTCCCTCACCAACGCGTGCTGTCAcccgcgacgaggttgccAAG CACAACTCGGAGGGCGACCTTTGGGTCATCATTGACACGTTCGTGTACGACCTCTCCAAGTTTGCCAAGTTCCACCCGGGCGGACTGTCGGTGTTACTGGATGAGGATATTGCTGGCAAGGATGCGACAACCACTTTCTTCGGATTGCATGGCATGGAAGTGTTGAACAAGCCGCAGAACGATCGCATGATCATTGCGCGCattgagggcgaggagccTAAGATCCGCCGTCCAGAGCCAGGCGACCTCTCGCGAGTCCCTTACGGCGAGTCCAACTGGCTCAGCCCCGCGTTCAAGAGCCCGTATTACAACGAGTCGCACCACCGCCTGCGCAAGGACATGCGCGTGTTCGTTGACACCAAGCTGTACCCCGAGGCCCAGGCGTACGAGGTCAGCGGCAAGGAAGCGAGTGTACAGGCTAAGCGCGACATGGCCGAGTCGCAGCTCAACCACATGCGCCTTGGTCCCGGCAAACACTTGCACGGCCGGACGCTCATGGGTGGAgtcaagggcgaggactTTGACTTCTTCCA CGAGCTAGTGGTCGTCCAGGAGCTTAGCCGTATCCGCGCCAAGGGCTACTCGACTGGTGCGATGGCGAGCATCGCGATCGGCCTCCCACCCGTCATGAACTTTGGCAAGGAGCCTTTGCGCTCGCAAATCATCCGCGAGGTGCTGGAAGGCGAGAAGATGGCATGTCTGTGCATCACCGAAGCGTTTGCGGGCTCTGACGTTTCGGGCATCAAGAGTCGCGCTGTCCGCCAGCCTGACGGCAGCTGGATCCTGAACGGTACCAAGAAGTGGATCACAGGTGGCATGTACGCCGAGTACTTCTCCGTGGCGGCCAAGACATACGGTGGTGACTGCCCCGACGGCGCGATTTCAATGTTTATTGTCCCGCGTGGCGAAGGTGTCAAGACAAAGTTCATTCCAACCATGTACTCGCCCTCTGCAGGAACAGCGTACGTCACATTCGACAAGGTGCGCGTCGAGCCTGAGCAGCTgcttggggaggagggcaaggggcTGTTCATCGTACTATCCAACTTCAACAAGGAGCGATGGGGCCTCATTGCAGGCGCAGCCGCGACGTGCCGCCTCGTCACGCAAGATTGCATTATGTGGGCAGCGCAGCGCGAGGTTTTTGGCAAGCCGCTACTCTCGCAGCCCGTCATTcgcctcaagctcgccgccatGATCGGCAAGACCGAAGCCGCGCAGAACTGGCTAGAAAACATGACGTTCCAGATGACCCACATGGACTACAAGACGCAGGCAAAGCACTTGGCCGGTCAGCTGGCGTTCCTAAAGATGATGACGACCAAGTGGATGAACGAGGTCATCGATGACGCGGTCCAGATCTTTGGTGGCCGCGCCCTCACCAAGACCGGCACGGGCCGGTTCGTTGAGCGTGCCCACGCCTCCAAGAAGTTCGAGGCAGTTGGTGGAGGCTCCGAGGAGATTATGGGTGACCTTGGCATGAGACAACT GATGCGCGACCTTCCCAAGGACCAGAAGTTGTAA
- a CDS encoding uncharacterized protein (LURP-one-related), whose protein sequence is MGILDAIFARSGSLKPVSPPVGRYPHMMRSSETTLAMKESLLSISGDDFSILDAVIQKTLMTCSGKMFSFHDRKKIYDAEGTMLYNMADKKMSMGQAFVVEDAKGSDILVIKKKWSLGSKLVADFYQDGKESQISLSGDFWGGSANVKDQKGNALAHISRDMINVNEVAADQQTYFVTVAPGVDLALIACMCIAFDETKNEADREEDKEEKDD, encoded by the exons ATGGGtatcctcgacgccatcttCGCTCGTTCCGGCTCGCTCAAGCCTGTCTCGCCTCCTGTCGGCCGCTACCCGCACatgatgcgctcgagcgaGACGACGCTCGCGATGAAGGAGAGCCTTCTCTCGATCTCGGGT GACGACTTTagcatcctcgacgctgtGATCCAGAAAACGCTCATGACCTGCAGCGGCAAGATGTTCTCCTTCCACGACCGCAAGA AGATCTACGATGCCGAGGGAACCATGCTCTACAACATGGCCGACAAGAAGATGAGCATGGGTCAGGCCTTtgtggtcgaggacgccaaggGTTCGGACATTCTCGTCATCAAGAAGAAGTGGAGCC TCGGTTCAAAGCTTGTTGCCGACTTTTACcaggacggcaaggagagTCAGATCTCGCTCAGCGGCGACTTCTGGGGTGGAAGCGCCAACGTCAAGGACCAGAAGGGTAATGCGCTTGCCCACATCTCGCGCGACATGATCAACGTCAATGAAGTCGCTGCCGACCAGCAGACG TACTTTGTTACGGTCGCCCCTGGagtcgacctcgcgctcatTGCGTGCATGTGTATCGCATTTGACGAGACCAAGAATGAGGCGGATcgtgaggaggacaaggaggagaaggacgatTGA
- a CDS encoding uncharacterized protein (Xylose isomerase-like TIM barrel), which yields MPELGIASLSLGSSSVHSMERKMAAAAYAGFDSIEIFDQDWDAWRDAYASDLGLAPSKYDGDVVSIAAAKALGGLASSHKLRISCWQPLRQFEGWADPAKREASRQHAAGVLSLLPHLGTDLLLVCSTTALAPHSTADFATAVEDLAWLADQGARYNPPIRIMYEGLSFGTHRRRWQDVWAVVRAANRPNLGICLDSFNTLALEWADPYSPDGRRPSNGGLDVDTALDANMKELVASVPGDKIFFVQVADGQFMNGTLSPPIDPSVPRLLPWSRGHRLFPLEETRGGYLPVLKFCEAVVRTGYTGPWSLEVFNKSLASPRPETCLEHAERGYAGLWRTVDILKAGPTRAALL from the coding sequence ATGCCCGAGCTCGGTAtcgcctcgctctctcTCGGATCGTCCTCCGTGCACTCTATGGAGCGCAAGATGGCCGCAGCGGCCTATGCAGGCTTTGACAGCATCGAGATCTTCGACCAGGACTGGGATGCATGGCGCGACGCCTACGCAtccgacctcggcctcgctccTTCCAAGTAcgatggcgacgtcgtATCAATCGCCGCGGCGAAAGCCCTCGGCGGTCTCGCCTCTTCGCACAAGTTGCGTATCAGCTGCTGGCAGCCCCTGCGGCAGTTCGAGGGGTGGGCGGACCCGGCAAAGCGTGAGGCATCCAGGCAACATGCCGCCGGAGTTCTTTCCCTCCTACCCCACCTCGGGActgacctcctcctcgtgtGCTCCACTACCGCACTTGCCCCACACTCTACCGCCGACTTTGCcaccgccgtcgaggacctggcTTGGCTAGCGGATCAGGGGGCGCGGTATAACCCACCCATCCGCATCATGTACGAGGGGTTGAGCTTTGGCACCCACCGCCGCAGGTGGCAGGATGTGTGGGCAGTGGTCCGGGCTGCAAACCGGCCCAACCTCGGTATCTGCCTGGATTCTTTCAACACCCTGGCTCTTGAATGGGCGGACCCGTACTCACCGGACGGACGCAGACCCTCCAACGGTGGGTTAGATGTCGACACCGCTCTCGATGCAAACATGAAGGAGTTGGTGGCATCGGTGCCAGGCGACAAGATCTTCTTCGTCCAGGTTGCGGATGGCCAGTTCATGAACGGCACCCTATCCCCACCAATCGACCCCAGTGTGCcccgcctccttccttgGTCTCGCGGCCACCGGCTGTTCCCGCTTGAGGAGACTCGGGGCGGGTACCTTCCCGTCCTCAAGTTCTGTGAGGCAGTTGTGCGGACAGGATACACAGGGCCATGGAGCCTCGAGGTGTTCAACAAGTCTCTCGCCTCTCCCAGACCAGAGACGTGCCTTGAGCATGCCGAACGAGGGTATGCAGGCCTCTGGCGCACTGTTGACATCCTCAAGGCAGGACCCACGCGCGCTGCCCTGTTGTAG